TCTGCAGGCCTACATCACGCAGGGCGGCTAGCTCCAGGAGTATTCCGCGCGCAGCCGCGCTGCGACCAGTTCGAAGGTCGGCTGATCCAGGATCGCGCCCTCGCGGCGGATGCCCTCCTCGGGAACGTCGAGCACCCGGTCGAGGCGCACCCAGCTGGGGCGGCCGTCGTAATCCCAGCCGCCTGCGCCGATCGCCATCCAGTTGCGGTCCTCGGCGTGGTGGGCCTGGCTGGACAGCATCAGCCCGAGCAGCGTCCGGCGGTCCCGGCCGACCACCAGCACCGGGCGGTCTTTGCCCTTGGTCGGGTCGTCCTCGTAGACCACCCAGGTCCAGACCACCTCGCCCGGGTCGGCCCGACCGTCGAGATCGGGCGCATAGACCAGCCGACGGGCGCGGTGCGCGGTCGGGACACTGTTGTCGGTCACCGGCCGTCCCGCGGTGATGGCGGCAGGTTGGTCTATCTGGGTTGCGCTGGCCACCAGAACGTCGAGGCCCAGCTTGAGGCCCTGCTGGATGGTCCGCGGCACCGCCTGCGCGATCGGCAACTGCCGAATGAACTTGGGCGCCTCGTTGAAAACGAGGTGCTCCGCGAGTCTCTGAAACGTCCTCCACTGCGACGCCATTCTGATGAGCATAGGCGGATCGAAAGAGCCCCGCGGCGCGCGATTGTGTCCGGCCGGGCCCTACTCGATACGCTGGAGACACCCGAGGGCCCCCTCGAAGCACCACCCGACCAGGAGATTCCCATCAGCAGCTTCGCCGACAAGACGTTCACCGCGCCGGCGCAGATTCGGAACTTCTGCATCATCGCGCACATCGATCATGGGAAGTCCACACTCGCCGACCGGATGCTCGGCATCACCGGTGTGGTCGCCGACCGCGACATGCGCGCCCAGTACCTCGACCGGATGGACATCGAGCGCGAACGCGGCATCACGATCAAGGCGCAGAACGTGCGGCTGCCCTGGAAAGTGGGGGACACCGATTACGTCCTGCACCTGATCGACACCCCGGGCCACGTTGATTTCACCTACGAGGTGTCGCGCGCGCTGGAGGCCTGCGAGGGTGCGGTGCTGCTGGTGGACGCCGCGCAGGGCATCGAGGCGCAGACGCTGGCCAACCTCTACCTGGCGCTGGACCGCGATCTGACGATCATCCCGGTGCTCAACAAGATCGACCTGCCCGCTGCCGACCCCGATCGGTATGCCGGCGAGATCGCCCACATCATCGGCTGCGAGCCCGATGACGTGCTGCGGGTGTCCGGCAAGACCGGTGAGGGTGTCGCCTCGCTTCTCGACGAGGTGGTCCGGCTGATCCCCGCACCGGTCGGGGACGCCGACGCTCCCGCGCGGGCGATGATCTTCGACTCGGTCTACGACATCTATCGCGGCGTCGTGACGTATGTCCGAGTGGTCGATGGCAAGCTCAACCCGCGCGAGCGGATCAAGATGATGTCCACCGGCGCCACGCACGAACTGCTCGAGGTCGGCATCGTCTCGCCCGAACCAAAACCCAGTGACGGCCTGGGCGTCGGCGAGGTCGGCTACCTCATCACCGGGGTGAAGGACGTCCGTCAGTCCAAGGTCGGTGACACGGTGACGACGGCCCGGCACGGCGCCACCGAGGCGCTGACCGGCTATCGTGAACCCAAACCGATGGTCTATTCCGGCCTGTATCCGGTCGACGGCTCCGACTACCCGAACCTTCGTGAGGCCCTGGACAAGCTGCAGCTCAACGATGCGGCGCTGACCTACGAGCCGGAGACGTCGGTGGCGCTGGGCTTCGGGTTCCGCTGCGGCTTCCTCGGTTTGCTGCACATGGAGATCACCCGGGAACGTCTCGAGCGCGAGTTCGACCTCGACCTGATCTCCACCTCGCCGAACGTCGTGTACCGGGTGATCAAGGACGACGGCAGCGAACTCATCGTGACCAACCCGTCGGACTGGCCGGAGGGCAAGGTCCGCGAGGTCTACGAGCCGGTGGTGAAGACCACCATCATCTCGCCGAGCGAGTTCATCGGCACCATCATGGAGTTGTGCCAGTCGCGGCGCGGCGAACTCGGTGGCATGGACTATCTGTCGCCCGAACGTGTCGAGCTGCGCTACACGATGCCGCTGGGCGAGATCATTTTCGACTTCTTCGATTCGCTGAAATCGCGTACCCGCGGCTATGCCAGCCTGGACTACGAGGAGTCCGGCGAGCAGGAAGCCGCGCTGGTCAAGGTGGACATCCTGCTGCAGGGTGAGGCCGTCGATGCGTTCAGCGCGATCGTGCACAAGGATTCGGCCCAGGCGTACGGCAACAAGATGACCACCAAGCTCAAGGAGCTGATCCCGCGCCAGCAGTTCGAGGTGCCGGTGCAGGCTGCTGTCGGATCGAAAATCATTGCCCGCGAGAACATCCGGGCGATCCGCAAAGACGTGCTCGCGAAGTGCTACGGCGGTGACATCACCCGTAAGCGCAAGCTGCTGGAGAAGCAGAAAGAGGGCAAGAAGCGGATGAAGACCATCGGGCGGGTCGACGTGCCTCAGGAGGCTTTCGTCGCCGCGCTGTCCACCGACGGCGGCGACAAGGCCGGCGACAAGGCAAAGAAGTAGGGGATTTCATCACACGCGACCATCATGTCGTTCGGGGGCGATCGATTGCTGGTGCCGTAGTCGGTATCGCCGTGCTCACGGGCTGTGCGAGCACGGTCGACGGTTCTGCGGCGCGCCAGGACCAGAGCGTTGTCCTGCGTGATCTCGCCGAGGTGTTGCCCACTGGTGCGGAGGTCAGCCGGGCAGCGGGAAATCCGTTGTCCGACAGCGAACCTCCAACCGTCGGTGGGATCGATGTCCTGCCCAACGGAATTCGCGACAACGCCGCCGCCGATCCCATCGACTGTCTTGGACCTGCCACGCCCTTCATGCGCGTGGTGTACGAGGTGGGTGACGTGCGCCGGGCCGCCTGGCAGGAGTTCTCGAACTTCGGTGGCGGCCAAACCGTTTCCAGCGTGGACGCCGGTGTCGTCCAATTTGCATCCGATGCCGAAGCGCAACGGATGTTCGGTGCATTCGTCAGCCAATGGAAGGCATGCGAAGGCAAAACGGTGCGCTCCGCTCTGCCCGGCCCGGCCGGCGCCGAGATGCGTCAGAAGGTCACCGACGTGAGGGTCGATGGTCCGGTGTTGTCGGCGACGGTGATCAACTCCGACAACCAGTCGGACGCGTCGTTCCCCACCGAGCGGGCCATCGGGATGGCGGCCGATTGCGTGGTCGACGTGGACGCTGCGGTCACCGGCGGCCAGCGGCGGCCTTCGGGCCGCGCCGTGAGCTTGGCCGGAACCATGCTGGACAAGGTCACCCACGGACGATGATCCGTAGTTGAGCCACCCGATCGGGCCACCGGGGGCACAATATCGTGCGTGAGCCGCGTGCCCGTGTTCTGCGCCGCCGTCCTGTTCAGCGCGCTGCTGTCCGGATGTGAGTCCACCGTCGGGGGAACGGCGCTGCGCGGCCAGAGCGCCGGCCCCGCGTCCTTCGACGTCCCCACCCTCACGGAGTCCGACCTCGACCGGGTGCTGCTCACCCCGGGTGAGGTCAACGGCATCATGGGTGCCACCGGAATCCGGATGACCGCGTCCTCGCAGAACATGAGCGACAACTCCGACGGAGTGTCGGACGTCGACTGCCTCGGGGCGATCTACGGCGCCGAACAGATGGTCTACCAGGGCAGCGACTGGTCCGCGGTCCGCGACCAGGTGCTCCAGGAACCCACGACCGATAATGCGCACTGGGTCGAGCAGATCGCGGTGCTGTACCCGTCGACCGCGAAGGCGACGGCGTTTGTCGAGAAGTCCCGCACCACGTGGCAGAAGTGCGGCGGCACATCGATCGACATCGACAATTCCGACGTGCACTCGACCTGGAAGATCGACACTGCGGATGTGAGTGGCGACATCCTGACCCAGGTCTCCACCCAGCGCAACGCCGGCGGATGGGGCTGCCAGCACGCACTGACCTCAGCGTCCAACGTGGTTGTCGAAGCCTGGGCGTGTAGTAATTCCATCGCCGACGAAGCCAGGGCCATCGCTGCGGATATGGTCAAGAACGCGGCAAAGAAGTAACCGCCGCCTTCTCAAAATCGATGTGCAGCACCCAGATTCGGCTCGAAGAGGTTCGCCCGCGCGGCGAGCAGATCAGCCCACGCGTCGAAGGCCTCCGCCTCGAAGGGCACCGAGTCGCCCGGCGATCCGGCGATCGCCACCAATGCTCGGGCGATGCTGCCGATTCCGACACCGGTCCGATGTACGACGGCCACGAGTTCGGCGAATGCGTCGCGCTCCGAACACCCTCGCAGACCCACCAGAATGCCGGTGGCCAGATCGATGACACGACGGGGCGTTTCGCCGGGGCGATGGTTCATGGCAGTGATGTTCCGCAGCGCAGGCCACCTCGGACAAGACATCGGAGCATCGTGATCCTGAGGTGGCACGCCCACCGGGCACTGCCGCACAATGGCTCTCGTGCTTCCCGTACTCGACCTGACCGATGCCGAGCGCGATCCCACGGGGTTTCGTTCCCGGCTGCGTGAGGCCGCGCACGGCATCGGGTTCTTCTATCTGGTCGGGCACGGGGTGTCCGATGCTCAGGTCGACGAGGTGCTGGCGCTGGCGCGGGCGTTCTTCGCGCTTCCGCTGGAGGTTAAGAATGAGGTCAGCCAGCTGAAAAGCCCCCAGTTCCGCGGTTATTCGCGGGCCGGGGGAGAGCTGACCAATGGCACGATGGACTGGCGCGAGCAGATCGATATCGGGCCCGAACGCCCCGCCATCGATGGGGCGAGCGGTTATTGGCGACTTCAGGGGCCCAACTTGTGGCCGACCAGGCCGGAGGGGTTCCGCGCCGCCTTCGAACGCTGGGACGCGGCGCTGTCCGAGGTGGGCTTGCGGTTGCTGCGGCAGTGGGCTGTCTCGCTGGGCGCTGCCGAATCGACCTTCGATGCCGCATTCGCCGACAGGCCCGCCACTCTGATCAAGGTCGTTCACTACCCGGGGCGTGACGACTACGTGCAAGGCGTTGGCGCACACAAGGATTCCGGGGTGCTGACGTTGTTGCTGCTCGAGCCGGACTCGACCGGGTTGCAGGTGGAACTGGCCGACGGGCAGTGGCTCGATGTACCACCGATGGCGGGTGCATTCGTGGTCAACATCGGCGAGTTGCTCGAGGTGGCCACGGGGGGATACCTGCGTGCCACTCGGCATCGCGTCGTGTCGCCGCGGCCCGGCACCGATCGGGTGTCGATTCCGTATTTCGTCAACCCGGCACTGGATGCCACGATCCCGATCATCGCCCTGCCGCCCGAACTGGCGACCCGATCGCGCGGGGTGACAGCCGATCCGGACAACCCGATCTTCGACACCTACGGCGAGAACGCCTGGAAGTCGCGCACGCGTGCCCACCCCGACGTCGCAGCGCTGCATCACGCCGATCTCGTCGGCCCGGCCTTTCGGCCGTTGGTCAGCTAGCTGTACTGACCACGGACGTTAAGTACGGCGTGGCGTAGTGACATGACGAAGACCTCCGAGTGAAGTGCGAGCTGCTTAAGGAACGCACCAACTCACTCCGGAGGTCTTCATGGTCCACCGTAATGCCCCCTTGTCCGAAACCGGTCGTCTGCGGCTGGCACGTTGCGTTGTCGAGGATGGCTGGACGCTGCGACGGGCGGCCGAGCGGTTCCAGGTTGCGGTCACTACCGCTGCGCGCTGGGCCCGCCGCTACCGCGAACTAGGCGAAGCCGGCATGGCCGACCGCAGCTCACGCCCACATCACAGCCCTAATCAAACCCCCACACGCACCGAGCGGCGCATCATTAAAGTCCGAGTACTTCGACGTTGGGGACCGGCTCGCATTGCTTATCTGCTGGGACTGAATGTCTCGACTGTCCACAACGTGTTGAGGCGCTACGGCCTAGCCAAGCTGCGGTGGCTGGACCGGCCCACCGGGCGAGTTATCCGGCGGATGGAGTCAGCCAGCCCCGGCGACCTGGTGCATGTCGATGTCAAGAAGGTAGGCAAGATCCCGGCTGGCGGCGGATGGCGCATGTTGGGCCGCAGCGCAGGAAATCATCACTCCCGCAAGGACAGAAGCATAGGAACTGGCAGCGACCGTTCCGGGCGGCGTGGTTATCACTTCTTGCACACCGCCATCGACGCTCACTCCCGGCTGGCCTACTCCGAACTGCTAATCGACGAACGCAAAGACACAGCTGCTGACTTCTGGCAAAGGGCTAACGAATGGTTCAACGCATGCGGCTTCACCGTACGGAAAGTGTTGACAGACAACGGCTCCTGTTACCGATCCCACTCATTCCGAGATGCACTCGGGCAGATCGAACATCGTCGAACCAAACCCTATCGACCCCAGACGAACGGCAAGGTGGAGCGATTCCACCGAACCCTTGCCGATGAATGGGCATATGCGCGGCTCTACACCAGCGACGCCGAACGGTGCGCGGAGTTCCCTCGCTGGCTGCATACCTACAATCACCATCGCGGCCACACCGCACTCGGCGGCCAACCACCCGCCACCCGCGTACCTAACCTCTCAGGTCAGTACAGCTAGCCCGGCGGCCGACGAGGAAGGCAGCCAACGCCAGCACCGCCAGCGTCACCATCACGATTGCCAGCGGCAGGGCGGTGTGCTCCCCGCCCAGGCTGACCAGCGGTGAGACGGCGGCGCCGAGTCCGAATTGCAGCGCGCCGAGGCCGGCCGACCCCGTGCCGGCCGCGCGGGGGACGGCGGCCAGGGCCAGCGCGGTGGCATTGCCGAGGATCAGGCCCTGGGATGCGACGGCCACGAAGATCGGGATGGGAATCAACCATGCCGGTGCCCCGGTGAGGACCAGGCCGAGGAGGACCAGCGTGGCGGCCATGGTCAGGCCCAGGCCCACACCCAGCAGCTTCGCGGTGGCGATTCGCTGGTTCAGCCGCGCCGACAGCGCGCTGACGCTGACGATGCCCAGTGCGTTGATGCCGAACGCGACGCCGTACTGCGTCGGGGTGAGCCCGACCATCACCTGGTAGACGAACGGTGAGGCCGAGATGTAGGCCATCATCACGGAGAAGCCGAATGCGAAGGCCAGCGTGTTGGCGATATAGGCCCGGGATCGTAGTGCTGTCCACGGTGAGATGCCCTGCGCAGCATCAGCTTTCAGTTCGGCTCGGCGATGAGCGGGGTGTGACTCGCGCACCACGGCCACGGTTGCGACCAGCATGGCCACCGTGAGGCCGCAGACCACCCAGAGGATGCCGCGCCAGCCGACCGGGCCGACCAGCAGTCCGCCGGCGAACGGTGCGACCACCGGCGCCACGCCGCCGACGATCATCATCAAGCTGAACGCCCGCCCGGCGCTCTTGCCGACGGCGAGGTCGGAGATCACCGCGCGACCGATGACCATGCCCGCGGCGCCGGTGAAGCCCTGAGCGAACCGGGCCGCGATGAGGATGGCGATGTTCGGGGCGGTGGCGGCGACGACGCTGGCCAGCACGCATAGCAGCGCGCCGACGATCAGCGGGTTGCGCCGGCCGAGCCGATCAGACAGGGGGCCGAACAGCAATTGCCCGAACGTCAGCCCGAGCAGGAACGCCGTCAGGGTCAGCTGCACGGCCGTGGCGCTGGCCTGCAGTTCGGCAGTCATTTCGGGGAAGGCGGGCAGATAGAGGTCGGTGGCCACCGGTGCGACCGCACTGAGCAGGGCGAGTACCACCAGTAGCCACGGCGAGATCGCGGTCTCGTGGGTCTGGTCGTCCCGGGTGGCGGTCGTCATGGAAGAACCTCATCTTGATAGTTATGAAGAAATAACTATCAAAGAATAACTAATGCGCTAGGATTTGTCCATGGATGGTGAGTTGGCCGATCTCGCCGAGGCGATCATCGGAGTGGCACGGGAGCTCAAGCTCGGTGATTACGCCGATGTGGTCGAGTTGACGGCGTCGGAAGCGCACGTGATGCGCCATATCGACCACCATCCGGGCGTCACGCCCAGCGACCTCGCCCGGGCAACCGGCCTGCAGCGCAGCAATATGTCCACCGCGCTCAAAAGCCTGGAGAACCGGGGTTTCGTCGAACGCCGCGCCGATCCGCACGACGCCCGCGGCGTGAATCTGTATCCGACCGACCGGGCCGCCGACAACCTCAAGCGCCTACGGCGGCAATGGGCCCAGCTGATGGAAAGCGGTCTACGAGGAGATCGGCAGGGTGCGATGGCCGCCAAGACTCTCCTCGAACGGGTCGAGGCGGCTCTGATGGCCGACCGGCTGGGGTGAGCGCCGCGTACATCTGCCCATCTGTAGGCCATCCGCCTACATGGGGGCGTTGGCCGGCTGGAACACCCCGGTGCTGTCGGCCTCTTCCTCGGCGCGGATCACGTGCACCACGGCGTTGATCAGCGCCAGGTGGGTGAACGCCTGCGGGAAGTTGCCCAGGTGCCGACCGGTGCGCGGTTCGATCTCCTCGGCATACAGATGCAGCGGGCTGGCAAAGGACAGCAACCGCTCGCACAGATGCCGGGCCCGGCTGACCTCGCCGACCTCGACCAGCGCAGACACCAGCCAGAACGAGCAGATCGTGAACGACCCCTCCTCGCCGGACAGGCCATCGTCGGTCTCCTCGACGCGGTAGCGCAGCACCAGCCCGTCTTCGGTGAGCTCGTCGGCGATCGCCAGCACCGTGGCCCGCACCCGCGGGTCGTCCGACGGCAGGAACCGTACCAACGGCACCAACAGCAGTGACGCGTCCAGGGCGTCGTCGCCGTAGCGCTGGGTGAGCACCCCGCGGTCGTCGACGCCGTGCGTCAGGATGTCGGCTTTGATCTCCTCGGCGATCGCCCGCCATTGCTGCGCGTAGCTCTTCTCGCCGACCAGTTCGGCCAGCTTCGAGCCGCGATCCAGCGCCACCCAGCACATCACCTTCGACGAGGTGAAGTGCTGCGGTTCGCCGCGCACCTCCCAGATGCCCCGGTCGGGTTCCTTCCAGTGTTTGATCGCCTCTTCGACCTGCTCCTTGAGCACCGGCCAGAGCTGATCGGAGATCTGCTCACGCGACTTGGCGTGCAGATACACCGAGTCCAGCATGGTGCCCCAGATGTCGTGCTGCATCTGGTTGTAGGCGCCGTTGCCGATGCGCACCGGCCGGGCGTTGTCGTAGCCGGACAGGTGGTGCAGTTCCTCTTCGACCAGTTCGCGTTCCCCGCCGACGGCATACATCACCTGCAGCGGGTGACGTTCGCCATTGTTGGCGCCCGATACGTCGGCGATGAAGGCAAAGAAGTCGTCGGCCTCGCGGTCCAGGCCGAGGGTGTAGAGGCCCCACAACGCGAACGTCGAGTCCCGCACCCAGGCGTAGCGGTAGTCCCAGTTGCGTTCGCCCTGAGGCGTTTCCGGCAGCGACGTGGTGGAGGCGGCCAGTAGCGCGCCGGTCGGTGAGTACGTCAGACCCTTGAGGGTGAGCGCGCTGCGCTGCAGATACGACCGCCACGGATGGTCCGGGAAATCGCCGATGTTGATCCACTGCCGCCACGCCTCGCTGGTCTGCCACATCTTGTCCGCGGCTTCTTCGTAAGTCTGCGGCGCCGGGTGCTTGGACCAGGACAGTGCGACGAAGACGTTGTCGCCTTCTTTGAGGCGGGTGCGGGCGCGGGCTTCGCGGCCCTCGAGGCCGATGCGCAGGTTCGTGGTCAGCCGCAGCGTGGGATTCGCGTCGGGATCCGTCCTGGCCCGGGCGATCGCCTCGCCGTAGGCATTGGCCGAGTACTCCCAGGCGGCATTGACGCGGCCGTAGTCGAAGGACGGCTCGCAGTTCATCACCACCTCGACCGTGCCGCTCACACAGCGCACCGTGCGCAGCAGGATGTGCTCGGCATCCCAGTCCATCGGTGTGCGCCGGTGCGTCCGCGACCGGGTTTCGATGTCGTGCCAGGGGCCCATCACGAGTGCTTCACGCACGATCAGCCAGCCGGTGTGCGTCTGCCAGGTGGTCTCCAGGATGAGGCTGCCGGGCAGATAGCGGCGGGCTGCCGGAACCGACACCCCGTAGGGGCCCAGCCGGAAGTGCCCGGCGCCGCGGTCCAGGATCGCTCCGAAAACGCTGGGGGAGTCGGGCCGGGGAACGCACAGCCACTCGACGGCGCCCGCCGACGAGATCAGGCAGGTGTTCTCGCAGTCGGAGAGGAAGCCGTAGTCCGCGATCGGCGGGAACGGGTTGCGCAGCGCAGCCGGCGAGGCATAGGGCACCGGGGCGGTCACGGACAACGGTGCGGGCGCCTGGACGCGCACGGCGTCGGTGTTCTCACCGGCTGGCTGGGCTTGGAGGACCATCTGGACATCATCGAACGCCGACCCTGTTGCCGTCTACTTATGCCCCGATCCGTGGCTTTGCTGTTACCGCGGCAAAGACCCGCAGGCAGGCACCGCCTACGCTGGAGCAATGCAGGGAGTGCTGAGCTGGTGGGACGGCGTCGAACTGTGGTTGTCCGGGCTGGGTTTCGTTGTTCAGACCATCATCGTGATGCCCGTCGTTCTGCTGCTCGCCTATGCCATCGCGATAGTGATCGATGCGCTCCTCGGCAACGGCATGCGGCTGGTGCGCCGGGTGCGTCACGCTGACCGGCGGCAGGAGTGACGGGAATGCCACGATCACGCGTCACGCTCGCCCTGGTGGCCCTGCTGGTTTTGATCATCGTGCTGTGGCTGGTCAACCGCTGATACCTCCGCTGGTCGTCCACCGGAACTCTGTTAAGCTTCGCGCCATGCATTTGGCGACCGGTTACGGCGAGGGCCATATTTTGGCCCTCATTGCCGTTGGCCCGTTGGCCGTTGCTGATGTTGCATGTTGTCGCTGACACCGTTATGCCCGTCCGCGGTCTGGTGTCGGTGATGGTCGTTGACATTTTGTTGTCCAACATCGCCATTCCGTTGCGACGGGGCTCGATTCGCCCGTAACCCGCAATGAGAAAGGCAAGCAATGCCCAAGATTCACCTTCCCGGTCGCCGGTGGAGTACCGCCGTGGCGTTGGCGACGACCGCAACGGTGCTCGCCGCGTGCGGTGGCGGCGGTTCGAGCGACGTCGCCGGTGGCGGAAACCAGCCGAAGGCTGACACCACCCTCACCCTGGTCGCGTACGCCGTGCCCGAGCCCGGCTGGAGCAAGATCATCCCGGCGTTCGCCGCAACCCCGGAGGGCAAGGGTGTCGCAGTGACGACCTCCTACGGCGCCTCCGGTGACCAGTCGCGTGGTGTGGTCGACGGCAAGCCGGCCGACATCGTGAACTTCTCCGTCGAGCCCGACGTCACCCGCCTGGTCAAGGCGAACAAGGTGGCCGCCGACTGGAACAAGTCCACCACCAAGGGCATCCCGTTCGGTTCGGTCGTGTCGCTGGTCGTCCGCAAGGGCAACCCGAAGAACATCAAGGACTGGGACGACCTGCTGCAGCCCGGTATCGAGGTGGTCACCCCGAGCCCGCTGAGTTCAGGATCGGCCAAGTGGAACCTGTTGGCGCCCTACGCCGCCAAGAGCAACGGCGGCCAGGACGAGCAAGCCGGCCTGGACTTCGTCACCAAGCTGGTGACCGAGCACGTCAAGACCCGTCCGGGATCCGGCCGCGAGGCCACCGACGTGTTCCTGCAGGGCACCGGCGATGTGCTGATCAGCTACGAGAACGAGGCGATCAACACCGAGCGGCAGGGCAAGCCCGTCGAGCACGTCAACCCGCCGCAGACGTTCAAGATCGAGAACCCGGTGGCGGTGGTGACCACCAGCGCCCACCTGGACAAGGCAACCGCGCTGAACAACTACCTGTTCACCCCGGAAGGTCAGAAGATCTGGGCACAGGCCGGTTTCCGTCCCGTCGATCCGGCGGTGGCCGCTGACTTCGCCACCGACTTCCCGACGCCGCAGAAGCTCTGGACGATTGCCGATCTCGGTGGCTGGAGCAAGGTGGATCCGGCACTGTTCGACAAGGACAATGGCACCATTACGAAGATCTACAAGCAGGCCACTGGATGACAGCAGCTATCGAGCCAAATCCTCAGGCGGTCCGGCCCGAGCTCACCCCGAGTGAGCCGGGCGGGCCGTCCGGCTTCCTGGCCCGCAGGCATGGCACCACGAGCCTGCGGGTCGGTGCCGCGTCGATCTGGCTGAGCGTCATCGTCCTGCTGCCGCTGGCCGCGATCGTCTGGCAGTCGGCCAAGGGCGGCTGGCACGCCTTCTGGGTGACCGTCACCTCCAACGCTGCGCTGGAGTCGTTCAAGGTGACGCTGACGATCTCCATCGGCGTCACCCTCGTCAACGCGGTGTTCGGGCTGCTGGTCGCCTGGGTGCTCACCCGCGACGACTTCGCCGGCAAGCGACTGGTCGACGCGGTGATCGACTTGCCGTT
This is a stretch of genomic DNA from Mycobacterium sp. ELW1. It encodes these proteins:
- a CDS encoding type II toxin-antitoxin system PemK/MazF family toxin; its protein translation is MASQWRTFQRLAEHLVFNEAPKFIRQLPIAQAVPRTIQQGLKLGLDVLVASATQIDQPAAITAGRPVTDNSVPTAHRARRLVYAPDLDGRADPGEVVWTWVVYEDDPTKGKDRPVLVVGRDRRTLLGLMLSSQAHHAEDRNWMAIGAGGWDYDGRPSWVRLDRVLDVPEEGIRREGAILDQPTFELVAARLRAEYSWS
- the lepA gene encoding translation elongation factor 4, coding for METPEGPLEAPPDQEIPISSFADKTFTAPAQIRNFCIIAHIDHGKSTLADRMLGITGVVADRDMRAQYLDRMDIERERGITIKAQNVRLPWKVGDTDYVLHLIDTPGHVDFTYEVSRALEACEGAVLLVDAAQGIEAQTLANLYLALDRDLTIIPVLNKIDLPAADPDRYAGEIAHIIGCEPDDVLRVSGKTGEGVASLLDEVVRLIPAPVGDADAPARAMIFDSVYDIYRGVVTYVRVVDGKLNPRERIKMMSTGATHELLEVGIVSPEPKPSDGLGVGEVGYLITGVKDVRQSKVGDTVTTARHGATEALTGYREPKPMVYSGLYPVDGSDYPNLREALDKLQLNDAALTYEPETSVALGFGFRCGFLGLLHMEITRERLEREFDLDLISTSPNVVYRVIKDDGSELIVTNPSDWPEGKVREVYEPVVKTTIISPSEFIGTIMELCQSRRGELGGMDYLSPERVELRYTMPLGEIIFDFFDSLKSRTRGYASLDYEESGEQEAALVKVDILLQGEAVDAFSAIVHKDSAQAYGNKMTTKLKELIPRQQFEVPVQAAVGSKIIARENIRAIRKDVLAKCYGGDITRKRKLLEKQKEGKKRMKTIGRVDVPQEAFVAALSTDGGDKAGDKAKK
- a CDS encoding sensor domain-containing protein, translated to MLTGCASTVDGSAARQDQSVVLRDLAEVLPTGAEVSRAAGNPLSDSEPPTVGGIDVLPNGIRDNAAADPIDCLGPATPFMRVVYEVGDVRRAAWQEFSNFGGGQTVSSVDAGVVQFASDAEAQRMFGAFVSQWKACEGKTVRSALPGPAGAEMRQKVTDVRVDGPVLSATVINSDNQSDASFPTERAIGMAADCVVDVDAAVTGGQRRPSGRAVSLAGTMLDKVTHGR
- a CDS encoding sensor domain-containing protein, whose translation is MSRVPVFCAAVLFSALLSGCESTVGGTALRGQSAGPASFDVPTLTESDLDRVLLTPGEVNGIMGATGIRMTASSQNMSDNSDGVSDVDCLGAIYGAEQMVYQGSDWSAVRDQVLQEPTTDNAHWVEQIAVLYPSTAKATAFVEKSRTTWQKCGGTSIDIDNSDVHSTWKIDTADVSGDILTQVSTQRNAGGWGCQHALTSASNVVVEAWACSNSIADEARAIAADMVKNAAKK
- a CDS encoding ANTAR domain-containing protein — its product is MNHRPGETPRRVIDLATGILVGLRGCSERDAFAELVAVVHRTGVGIGSIARALVAIAGSPGDSVPFEAEAFDAWADLLAARANLFEPNLGAAHRF
- a CDS encoding 2-oxoglutarate and iron-dependent oxygenase domain-containing protein codes for the protein MLPVLDLTDAERDPTGFRSRLREAAHGIGFFYLVGHGVSDAQVDEVLALARAFFALPLEVKNEVSQLKSPQFRGYSRAGGELTNGTMDWREQIDIGPERPAIDGASGYWRLQGPNLWPTRPEGFRAAFERWDAALSEVGLRLLRQWAVSLGAAESTFDAAFADRPATLIKVVHYPGRDDYVQGVGAHKDSGVLTLLLLEPDSTGLQVELADGQWLDVPPMAGAFVVNIGELLEVATGGYLRATRHRVVSPRPGTDRVSIPYFVNPALDATIPIIALPPELATRSRGVTADPDNPIFDTYGENAWKSRTRAHPDVAALHHADLVGPAFRPLVS
- a CDS encoding IS481 family transposase, coding for MVHRNAPLSETGRLRLARCVVEDGWTLRRAAERFQVAVTTAARWARRYRELGEAGMADRSSRPHHSPNQTPTRTERRIIKVRVLRRWGPARIAYLLGLNVSTVHNVLRRYGLAKLRWLDRPTGRVIRRMESASPGDLVHVDVKKVGKIPAGGGWRMLGRSAGNHHSRKDRSIGTGSDRSGRRGYHFLHTAIDAHSRLAYSELLIDERKDTAADFWQRANEWFNACGFTVRKVLTDNGSCYRSHSFRDALGQIEHRRTKPYRPQTNGKVERFHRTLADEWAYARLYTSDAERCAEFPRWLHTYNHHRGHTALGGQPPATRVPNLSGQYS
- a CDS encoding multidrug effflux MFS transporter, yielding MTTATRDDQTHETAISPWLLVVLALLSAVAPVATDLYLPAFPEMTAELQASATAVQLTLTAFLLGLTFGQLLFGPLSDRLGRRNPLIVGALLCVLASVVAATAPNIAILIAARFAQGFTGAAGMVIGRAVISDLAVGKSAGRAFSLMMIVGGVAPVVAPFAGGLLVGPVGWRGILWVVCGLTVAMLVATVAVVRESHPAHRRAELKADAAQGISPWTALRSRAYIANTLAFAFGFSVMMAYISASPFVYQVMVGLTPTQYGVAFGINALGIVSVSALSARLNQRIATAKLLGVGLGLTMAATLVLLGLVLTGAPAWLIPIPIFVAVASQGLILGNATALALAAVPRAAGTGSAGLGALQFGLGAAVSPLVSLGGEHTALPLAIVMVTLAVLALAAFLVGRRASCTDLRG
- a CDS encoding MarR family transcriptional regulator, with translation MDGELADLAEAIIGVARELKLGDYADVVELTASEAHVMRHIDHHPGVTPSDLARATGLQRSNMSTALKSLENRGFVERRADPHDARGVNLYPTDRAADNLKRLRRQWAQLMESGLRGDRQGAMAAKTLLERVEAALMADRLG